In the genome of Christensenella timonensis, one region contains:
- a CDS encoding uracil-xanthine permease family protein produces the protein MDKTIQQQQQGWGKKAILGFQHLFAMFGATVLVPLLTGLNPAVAICCAGIGTLIFHLITKGKVPVFLGSSFAFIGVIIIVATQISGVDPSVEGFLASPAYQAALPYVAIGIISAGALYLILALVVKLIGVKRVMAVFPPVVTGPMIMVIGLTLAPTAFNNIVTAPAAEGIPDLLWMRWVIALIVVATMVVISIFAKGFFKLVPIIIAIAVGYVSAALMGQVDFSGFQNGANLGFQVPQFNLFFTHELDPSKVVTAIAIIGPTAIVTFMEHIGDITTNGAVVGKNFIEDPGLHRTLMGDGIATMVAGLLGGPANTTYGENTGVLAVTKNYNPATLRIAAVFAIIISFFGVFTAFLGSIPGAVMGGVSIMLFGMIATIGLRTLAEAKLDFSHSRNLIIVSLMLVIGLGLSGGIQFSESFTLSNIFLSALVGIILNAVLPKNI, from the coding sequence GCTTCCAGCACCTGTTCGCGATGTTTGGCGCGACGGTACTGGTGCCGCTTCTTACCGGCCTGAATCCTGCGGTGGCGATTTGCTGCGCGGGTATCGGCACGCTTATTTTCCACCTGATCACCAAAGGCAAGGTGCCGGTGTTCCTCGGCTCCAGCTTTGCCTTTATCGGTGTTATCATCATCGTGGCGACGCAAATCAGCGGCGTCGACCCGTCGGTGGAAGGCTTCCTTGCTTCGCCGGCTTACCAGGCGGCGCTGCCGTACGTGGCGATCGGCATCATTTCGGCAGGCGCATTGTACCTGATCCTTGCCCTCGTCGTGAAGCTGATCGGCGTCAAGCGGGTAATGGCGGTGTTCCCGCCGGTGGTGACCGGCCCGATGATCATGGTCATCGGCCTGACGCTCGCGCCTACGGCTTTTAACAACATCGTGACGGCCCCCGCGGCAGAGGGGATCCCGGATCTTTTGTGGATGCGCTGGGTGATCGCGCTGATCGTGGTTGCGACGATGGTCGTCATCTCCATCTTTGCCAAAGGCTTTTTCAAGCTGGTGCCCATCATCATTGCGATCGCGGTCGGGTATGTGAGCGCTGCCCTGATGGGACAGGTCGACTTTTCGGGTTTCCAGAACGGTGCGAACCTCGGCTTCCAGGTGCCGCAGTTCAATCTTTTCTTCACACATGAACTGGATCCCTCCAAAGTGGTTACCGCCATTGCCATCATCGGGCCAACGGCGATCGTCACCTTCATGGAGCACATCGGCGATATCACGACGAACGGCGCCGTGGTCGGCAAGAATTTCATCGAAGACCCGGGCCTGCACAGGACGCTGATGGGCGACGGTATCGCTACGATGGTCGCCGGCCTTCTGGGCGGCCCTGCGAACACGACATACGGTGAAAACACAGGCGTGCTCGCGGTTACCAAAAACTATAACCCGGCAACGCTGCGTATCGCTGCGGTCTTTGCCATCATCATCAGTTTCTTCGGCGTATTCACGGCGTTCCTCGGTTCCATTCCGGGCGCGGTCATGGGCGGCGTATCCATCATGCTCTTCGGTATGATCGCAACGATAGGCCTGCGGACGCTGGCGGAAGCAAAGCTTGACTTTTCGCACAGCCGCAACCTGATCATCGTATCGCTGATGCTGGTGATCGGCCTTGGGCTTTCGGGCGGCATCCAGTTTTCGGAGTCGTTCACGCTGTCCAACATTTTCTTGAGCGCGCTGGTGGGGATCATCCTAAACGCGGTGTTGCCCAAAAACATTTAA